One window from the genome of Betaproteobacteria bacterium encodes:
- the mobB gene encoding molybdopterin-guanine dinucleotide biosynthesis protein B yields MKALGIAGYSGSGKTTLIEKIVPILLKEGLRVSLIKHAHHQFEVDQPGKDSFRHRQAGCTEVLVSSSRRWALMHELRGDQEPTLDVLLRHFSPCDLVLVEGYKHDPVPRIEVHRKGGDRPLLFPRDQHVIAVATDEHLDTRLPQFGLDDAPAIAGFILKFVAGQEGRPRLSAIPD; encoded by the coding sequence ATGAAAGCGCTCGGCATTGCGGGATACAGCGGCAGCGGCAAGACCACGCTGATCGAGAAGATCGTGCCCATCCTCCTGAAGGAAGGGCTTCGGGTGTCGCTGATCAAGCATGCCCACCATCAGTTCGAGGTGGACCAGCCCGGCAAGGATTCATTCCGGCATCGCCAGGCAGGCTGCACCGAGGTGCTGGTGAGTTCATCGCGCCGCTGGGCGCTGATGCACGAGTTGCGGGGTGACCAGGAGCCCACCCTCGACGTGCTGCTCCGGCATTTCTCGCCCTGCGACCTGGTCCTCGTGGAAGGGTACAAGCACGATCCCGTTCCCCGGATCGAGGTCCACCGCAAGGGGGGCGACCGGCCGCTGCTGTTCCCCCGCGATCAGCACGTGATCGCGGTGGCGACCGACGAGCACCTCGACACCAGGTTGCCGCAGTTCGGCCTGGACGACGCGCCCGCCATTGCAGGATTCATCCTGAAGTTCGTCGCCGGCCAGGAGGGGCGCCCCCGCCTTTCCGCGATACCCGACTGA
- the moaD gene encoding molybdopterin converting factor subunit 1, whose amino-acid sequence MITLLYFASLRERVDCAREEVPLPPGTPTVGTVIDRLRARDGRWSEAFAPGCAWRVAVNQRMADLATPVKPGDEVAFFPPVTGG is encoded by the coding sequence ATGATCACGCTTCTCTACTTCGCCAGCCTTCGCGAGCGAGTCGATTGTGCCCGCGAAGAGGTCCCGCTGCCCCCGGGCACGCCCACGGTAGGCACGGTGATCGACCGGCTTCGTGCCCGCGACGGCCGCTGGTCGGAAGCGTTCGCGCCCGGTTGCGCCTGGCGTGTAGCGGTCAACCAGCGGATGGCGGATCTCGCCACGCCCGTTAAGCCGGGCGACGAGGTGGCGTTCTTCCCGCCCGTCACCGGAGGCTGA
- the moaE gene encoding molybdopterin synthase catalytic subunit MoaE, giving the protein MAHVRVQESPFDPGREIAALTEGRRDVGAVATFVGCVRDLNEGAAVSGMTLEHYPGMTERALEEICTQAAQRWDLIDTRVVHRVGRLEPGESIVLVAVSSAHRGEAFAACEFIMDFLKTRAPFWKKEATPSGERWVEARASDDQAAARWSEDGPAQS; this is encoded by the coding sequence ATGGCCCATGTGAGGGTGCAGGAGTCGCCCTTCGATCCGGGCCGCGAAATCGCGGCGCTCACCGAGGGACGGCGCGATGTCGGTGCCGTGGCGACCTTCGTCGGCTGCGTGCGCGACCTGAACGAGGGCGCCGCGGTCAGCGGCATGACCCTGGAGCACTACCCCGGCATGACCGAACGGGCTCTCGAGGAAATCTGCACGCAGGCCGCGCAGCGCTGGGATCTCATCGATACGCGGGTCGTGCACCGCGTCGGCCGTCTCGAGCCGGGCGAGTCCATCGTGCTGGTGGCCGTCTCGAGCGCGCACCGGGGCGAGGCCTTCGCCGCCTGCGAGTTCATCATGGATTTCCTGAAGACCCGCGCGCCGTTCTGGAAGAAGGAAGCAACACCTTCCGGCGAGCGCTGGGTGGAGGCGCGGGCAAGCGACGACCAAGCGGCCGCGCGTTGGTCAGAGGACGGACCGGCGCAATCCTAG
- a CDS encoding winged helix-turn-helix transcriptional regulator, producing the protein MAANKTATKDIFDLTGRGEDIREASEALKAMAHPLRLKILCLVGQNELMVQEIVESVGTSQSNISQHLAVMRERGLLASRKEANKVFYRIEDQRIIKMIAMMREVFCSI; encoded by the coding sequence ATGGCCGCCAACAAGACCGCAACCAAGGACATCTTCGACCTCACCGGCCGCGGCGAGGACATCAGGGAGGCGAGCGAGGCCCTCAAGGCGATGGCTCACCCGCTTCGGCTGAAGATCCTCTGCCTCGTGGGCCAGAACGAGCTGATGGTCCAGGAAATCGTGGAGTCCGTCGGCACCTCGCAGAGCAACATCTCGCAGCATCTCGCCGTGATGCGCGAACGCGGCCTTCTCGCCTCTCGCAAGGAGGCGAACAAGGTCTTCTACCGCATCGAGGACCAGCGCATCATCAAGATGATCGCGATGATGCGCGAGGTGTTCTGCAGCATCTAG
- the soxY gene encoding thiosulfate oxidation carrier protein SoxY yields MNDDRRKVLKGTGGMAVMGLTVSAGLFKPGSAWAQTWNKAAFETKNTADTVKALGGATAMESKEIAITSPDIAENGAVVPFTISSRLPKTESIALLIEKNPNTLAANFDIPAGTEAGVTTRVKMGQTSNVTALVKADGKFYYTTKEVKVTLGGCGG; encoded by the coding sequence ATGAACGACGATCGCAGGAAGGTGCTCAAGGGCACCGGGGGTATGGCAGTCATGGGGCTGACGGTCTCCGCGGGCCTCTTCAAGCCGGGCAGCGCCTGGGCGCAAACGTGGAACAAGGCCGCGTTCGAGACCAAGAACACGGCCGACACGGTGAAGGCCCTGGGCGGGGCGACCGCCATGGAGAGCAAGGAGATCGCGATCACCTCGCCGGACATCGCGGAGAACGGAGCCGTCGTCCCGTTCACGATTTCGAGCCGCCTTCCGAAAACCGAATCGATCGCGCTCCTGATCGAGAAGAACCCGAACACGCTCGCCGCGAACTTCGACATTCCCGCGGGCACCGAGGCCGGCGTCACCACGCGCGTGAAGATGGGGCAGACCTCCAACGTCACCGCGCTCGTGAAGGCCGACGGCAAGTTCTACTACACCACCAAGGAAGTCAAAGTCACCCTCGGTGGCTGCGGCGGCTGA
- the soxZ gene encoding thiosulfate oxidation carrier complex protein SoxZ, which yields MADPMKIRAAMSGDKVEVKVLMSHEMETGQRKDSKGAAIPAHFIQSVTATHNGKVVLSAQWGPAVSKNPFMSFKFSGGKPGEKVSITWTDNKGDKRTDEATIS from the coding sequence ATGGCAGATCCGATGAAGATCCGGGCGGCGATGTCCGGCGACAAGGTTGAAGTGAAGGTTCTCATGAGCCACGAGATGGAAACGGGGCAGCGCAAGGATTCGAAAGGTGCCGCGATCCCGGCGCATTTCATCCAGAGCGTCACCGCAACGCACAACGGCAAGGTCGTGCTCTCGGCCCAGTGGGGACCGGCCGTCTCGAAGAACCCGTTCATGTCCTTCAAGTTCTCGGGCGGAAAGCCGGGCGAGAAAGTGTCGATCACCTGGACGGACAACAAGGGCGACAAGCGCACCGACGAAGCAACGATTTCGTAG
- a CDS encoding DsrE family protein produces the protein MAAVAAMILAFSGTVLADPSSKVVYHINEGVDKAAPLLRNVRNHLDAEPQAKIIVVAHGPGIDFLLEGAKDKNGNPFDVTVDTLQSRGVEFRVCNNTLVVRKIDPKTVISQAKIVPSGVAEIGRLQAKEGFVYLKP, from the coding sequence ATGGCCGCCGTCGCGGCCATGATATTGGCGTTCAGTGGTACGGTCCTGGCCGACCCCAGCAGCAAGGTCGTGTACCACATCAATGAAGGCGTCGACAAGGCTGCACCCCTGCTTCGCAACGTGCGCAATCACCTGGATGCGGAACCTCAAGCCAAGATCATCGTGGTCGCGCACGGCCCCGGCATCGACTTCCTCCTCGAGGGCGCGAAGGACAAGAATGGCAACCCGTTCGACGTGACGGTGGACACACTGCAGTCCCGGGGCGTGGAGTTTCGCGTGTGCAACAACACGCTCGTCGTGCGCAAGATCGACCCGAAGACGGTGATCTCCCAGGCGAAGATCGTCCCGTCCGGCGTGGCGGAAATCGGGCGACTGCAGGCCAAAGAGGGCTTCGTTTAC